Proteins encoded by one window of Archaeoglobus veneficus SNP6:
- a CDS encoding PhzF family phenazine biosynthesis protein: protein MLRLKGLAEGSCTAITKAGTVEVQIGDNVWIKMPEPKFVGEAVMDFPSPSSTLAVVDVGLRIGIVEVTSFKELTRLQPTSNLADLCKNTGIDGVYAFTFDSKYDAAARFFAPALGVAEDPATGTAGAALAYYLHYSGRLVNEEYTFEQGHAMLREGVIHAKIEDGARVWVGGNAVCVLEGELRV, encoded by the coding sequence GTGCTCAGGCTTAAGGGGCTTGCAGAAGGTAGCTGCACGGCCATAACGAAGGCTGGAACCGTGGAAGTGCAAATCGGAGATAATGTCTGGATAAAGATGCCAGAACCAAAATTCGTCGGCGAAGCAGTCATGGACTTTCCTTCACCGAGTTCTACTCTTGCTGTGGTGGATGTGGGGCTGAGAATAGGCATTGTGGAAGTTACAAGCTTTAAAGAGCTGACGAGGCTACAACCGACGTCAAATCTCGCAGATCTCTGCAAAAACACTGGCATTGATGGAGTATATGCATTCACTTTTGATTCCAAATACGATGCCGCGGCAAGGTTCTTCGCTCCAGCTCTCGGCGTGGCAGAGGATCCCGCTACTGGAACTGCCGGGGCGGCGCTTGCGTATTATCTGCACTATAGCGGCAGGCTTGTTAATGAAGAATACACTTTCGAACAGGGGCACGCGATGCTGAGAGAGGGCGTGATACACGCTAAGATCGAAGACGGAGCGCGGGTTTGGGTTGGTGGAAACGCAGTTTGTGTGCTTGAGGGGGAGCTTCGAGTTTGA